From one Flavobacterium sp. N502536 genomic stretch:
- a CDS encoding 1-deoxy-D-xylulose-5-phosphate synthase gives MKSNLLSNIHNPADLRLLPEAQLTQVAQELRDFIIDVVSVKEGHLGSSLGVIELTIALHYVFNTPDDLLVWDVGHQAYGHKILTERRAIFHTNRQLEGISGFPKRSESIYDTFGVGHSSTSISAALGMAIASKLKGDFDKQHVAVIGDASIASGMAFEGLNHAGVTDANLLVILNDNAIGIDPSVGALKKYLTAVKNGKNPKQNNIIKSLNFDYSGPIDGHDLPALIKELHRLKKIKGPKFLHIVTTKGKGLQQAEENQVKYHAPGKFDASTGELYSKSEENLAPKYQDVFGLTILDLARKNEKIIGITPAMPSGSSLKFMMDEIPERAFDVGIAEQHAVTLAAGMVTQGMIVYCNIYSTFLQRAYDQVIHDVALQNLPVIFCLDRAGLVGEDGATHHGVFDIAYLRAIPNIIIYAPLNEIALQNILYTAQLGLNHPIAIRYPRGRGVLPNWEVENFGHYKKIEIGAATCLKTGTKTAVLSTGTIGNNVTAALSECSNSDTIAHYDFPFIKPLNINILNDVFSSFERIITIEDGAINGGFGSAILEFAASNNFKNTIEVLGVPDKFIEHGTVNQLQQLCKIDVKSLVNLFSNDTK, from the coding sequence ATGAAAAGCAACTTACTCTCCAACATACACAATCCCGCCGATTTACGCTTGTTACCCGAAGCGCAACTTACTCAGGTCGCACAAGAATTACGCGATTTTATTATTGATGTTGTTTCGGTCAAAGAAGGGCATTTAGGATCCAGTCTGGGTGTAATCGAATTGACTATCGCGCTGCATTATGTGTTTAATACGCCCGACGATTTATTGGTTTGGGATGTTGGCCATCAGGCTTACGGTCATAAAATTTTGACAGAGAGAAGAGCCATTTTTCATACCAACAGGCAACTGGAAGGTATTTCCGGTTTTCCAAAAAGGAGCGAGAGTATTTACGATACTTTTGGTGTAGGGCACTCCTCTACTTCTATCTCGGCGGCACTTGGAATGGCCATTGCCTCAAAACTAAAGGGCGATTTCGACAAACAGCATGTTGCTGTAATTGGCGATGCGTCAATTGCTTCGGGGATGGCTTTTGAAGGTTTAAATCATGCCGGGGTTACAGATGCTAATCTTTTGGTGATTTTAAATGATAATGCTATCGGAATTGATCCGAGTGTGGGTGCTTTGAAAAAATATTTAACAGCCGTTAAAAACGGGAAAAATCCAAAGCAGAATAACATCATCAAATCGTTAAACTTTGATTATTCGGGTCCGATTGACGGTCATGATCTTCCGGCATTAATCAAAGAACTCCATCGCTTAAAAAAAATAAAGGGCCCAAAGTTCCTGCACATTGTTACCACAAAAGGAAAAGGTTTACAGCAAGCCGAAGAAAATCAGGTAAAGTACCATGCACCCGGAAAGTTTGATGCTTCGACCGGAGAGCTTTATTCAAAATCAGAAGAAAACTTAGCCCCCAAATATCAGGATGTTTTTGGTCTGACTATTTTAGATTTAGCCAGAAAGAACGAAAAGATTATCGGAATCACTCCTGCAATGCCCTCCGGAAGTTCGCTTAAATTTATGATGGACGAGATTCCGGAACGTGCTTTTGATGTGGGAATAGCCGAACAACATGCCGTAACACTTGCGGCAGGAATGGTTACACAGGGTATGATTGTGTATTGCAATATTTATTCGACTTTTTTACAGCGCGCTTACGATCAGGTCATTCACGATGTTGCACTGCAAAACCTCCCTGTTATTTTTTGTCTGGACCGAGCAGGCTTGGTAGGCGAAGATGGTGCGACACATCACGGTGTTTTTGACATTGCCTATTTACGCGCTATTCCGAACATTATTATTTATGCTCCTCTCAATGAAATTGCTTTACAAAATATTTTATACACCGCTCAGTTAGGATTAAATCATCCCATTGCCATTCGATATCCAAGAGGCCGTGGCGTTTTACCAAATTGGGAAGTAGAAAATTTCGGACATTACAAAAAAATTGAAATTGGTGCAGCGACCTGCTTAAAAACAGGAACAAAAACAGCCGTTTTATCCACCGGAACAATTGGAAATAATGTAACCGCAGCACTAAGCGAATGTTCCAATTCCGACACCATCGCCCACTACGACTTTCCTTTCATTAAACCATTAAATATCAATATTTTAAATGATGTTTTTTCAAGTTTTGAGAGGATCATTACGATCGAAGATGGTGCTATAAATGGTGGTTTTGGAAGTGCCATTTTAGAGTTTGCAGCCTCAAACAATTTCAAAAATACTATCGAAGTTTTAGGTGTTCCCGACAAGTTTATCGAGCACGGAACAGTAAATCAGTTACAACAATTGTGTAAAATTGACGTTAAAAGTTTGGTAAATCTTTTTTCAAACGACACAAAATAA
- a CDS encoding Fic family protein — protein sequence MSYNWQLPDWEKFAYDDTVIDSLCVEFAFETGEVKGLVDSLSTIIQQETILQFMISEAIKTSEIEGEFFSREDIMSSIKKNLGITGVFDSIRNKNAQAIGKLMVTIRNAYSDKLTEFSIKQWHGILMEYSKHISPGNYRSGEEPMQIISGSYGRETVHFEAPPSKQVPDEMKKFIQWYNAFEVKATDFKKALIKTAIAHLYFESIHPFEDGNGRIGRAIAEKCLSESLNRPVLMSISSAIEKNKKKYYQSLKEAQSTMEITDWIFYFSNLILDAQKNAKQIILFTLSKSKFMDEFKDKMNERQTKVVLKMFEKGTSGFVGGMTAIKYISIAKTSRATATRDLQDLTEKKILMPRGEGRNRSYDLNLVIKK from the coding sequence ATGAGCTACAATTGGCAGTTACCGGACTGGGAAAAATTCGCATATGATGATACTGTAATAGATTCATTATGTGTTGAATTTGCATTTGAAACAGGAGAGGTAAAAGGACTTGTCGATTCCTTGTCAACGATAATTCAGCAGGAAACTATTTTACAATTTATGATTTCAGAAGCGATCAAAACTTCTGAAATAGAAGGTGAATTTTTTAGCAGGGAAGATATAATGTCTTCTATTAAGAAAAATTTAGGGATAACCGGTGTTTTTGATTCTATTCGAAATAAAAATGCACAGGCAATTGGAAAGCTGATGGTCACAATAAGGAATGCCTATTCAGATAAACTAACGGAATTTTCGATAAAGCAATGGCATGGCATTTTGATGGAATATTCAAAACATATTAGTCCTGGAAATTACAGATCCGGAGAAGAACCGATGCAAATTATTTCGGGTAGTTATGGTAGAGAAACGGTTCATTTTGAGGCGCCTCCATCCAAACAGGTTCCTGATGAAATGAAAAAATTCATTCAATGGTACAATGCTTTTGAAGTCAAAGCCACGGATTTTAAAAAAGCACTAATTAAAACAGCTATTGCACATTTGTATTTTGAAAGCATTCATCCGTTTGAAGATGGAAATGGAAGAATTGGAAGGGCTATTGCTGAAAAATGTCTTTCGGAATCTTTAAATCGACCTGTTTTAATGAGTATTTCAAGTGCGATTGAGAAAAATAAAAAAAAGTACTACCAATCTTTAAAAGAAGCTCAAAGCACTATGGAGATTACAGATTGGATTTTTTATTTCTCTAATTTGATTTTAGACGCTCAAAAAAATGCGAAACAAATTATACTTTTTACATTAAGTAAAAGCAAATTTATGGACGAGTTTAAGGATAAAATGAATGAGAGACAGACAAAAGTTGTTTTGAAAATGTTCGAAAAAGGAACTTCCGGTTTTGTGGGCGGGATGACGGCAATAAAATACATTTCGATTGCTAAAACTTCAAGAGCAACTGCAACAAGAGATTTACAGGATTTGACAGAAAAGAAGATTTTGATGCCAAGAGGAGAAGGCCGAAATCGTTCGTATGATTTGAACCTGGTTATCAAAAAATAA
- a CDS encoding nucleoside deaminase, with translation MINPFTDEYFMKKALQEAEMAFDKGEIPVGAIIVVADKIIARSHNLTELLNDVTAHAEMQAITAAANFLGGKYLKDCTLYVTLEPCQMCAGALYWSQISKIVFGARDEQRGFMTMGTKLHPKTTVVSGIMANEAADLMKRFFVERRK, from the coding sequence ATGATAAATCCCTTCACCGACGAATATTTTATGAAAAAAGCTTTGCAGGAAGCTGAAATGGCTTTTGATAAAGGCGAAATTCCTGTTGGAGCAATCATTGTAGTTGCCGATAAAATCATTGCAAGAAGTCACAATTTAACCGAATTGCTTAACGATGTTACGGCTCATGCCGAAATGCAGGCCATAACCGCTGCGGCCAACTTTTTAGGCGGAAAATATCTCAAAGACTGCACTTTATATGTTACCCTCGAACCTTGTCAGATGTGTGCGGGAGCTTTGTACTGGAGTCAGATTTCAAAAATTGTTTTTGGTGCACGTGATGAGCAACGTGGTTTTATGACCATGGGAACCAAATTGCACCCAAAAACGACCGTAGTTTCAGGAATCATGGCCAATGAAGCCGCCGATTTAATGAAACGTTTTTTTGTGGAGAGACGTAAGTAA
- a CDS encoding alpha-2-macroglobulin family protein, giving the protein MKVKGLFLAFFVFFIFQSCGRKSAADFNSDFSLFKEYIVSFTGGIVSSESDIRVVLAFDKKEWKVNQELDDDLFDISPNVRGKVVALSTNTIAFIPEKKLEAGTEYQVTLNLDKLITIPKEKEETLSKFNFTVKTIKQDFTINTMDIQSYSKDYQYLNCVLKTADNMDIETAKKLITARQNGSDLKIKFEKKSGSAKEFNFKIDSIQRYLEASNLEIAYDGGDFDIDQKGQLDYAVTGLKEFKIVKVDIPEGSNQSVVINFSEPLEKGQDFKGLVSIQNTNNLKFSTQGNLLKVYFSNTAPEKKEVPVPVAVEESAAIAVDSAAVVVDSAAVATDSAVVVVQEEEASPEPEPVLSGELLLEVFQGIESQYGKKMDANYTEKINFDQIKPNVRFVKNGTILPSSNNLKLNFEAVNLSAVDVKVYKIYKNNILQFLQYNELNGSQNLKKVAQPVAKTTLNLIESKLINPAKWNTFALDLSKIITPEPGAIYRVEFVYKKKYSLYKCETSEGDSEGEEEEEVDEDDVNYSGNSYDDYYYDDYDWRESQDPCSGSYYYNARIATNILATDLGVIAKRGENKSYLFAVNNIVTTEPVSNARVDLYTFQQQKIATAATSSEGIASFQLNKFAYFAIVTLGDQSTYVKLDDGYSLSVSNFDVAGETLQKGLKGFIYGERGVWRPGDNVYLSFILNDASNKLPKSHPIKLRLNDPNGKTTYQTIQKTNDLNHYSFIVPTSADAPTGNWEAMISVGGAKFYKSIKIETIKPNRLKIKNTFSRKTLSSSYPNNSNLEVTWLHGAIAKNLNVEMQAKFSQQTTTFKGYEKFNFDDLVRQFSTEEINVFSGKLNESGRASVPIQPKLQGQAPGMLRASFITKVYEEGGDFSTDVISTTYSPYKTYVGIKAPEPNKYGMLETGKNNRFDIVTVDENGRPKSVRNLEVKVFKVDWRWWWDASSDNLSNYNSSNATTSYKTLVIDTDSRGKGSIDLSLSDEEWGRYLIRVADNTDGHATALTVNIDWPVWSGKTRNRDASTANMLVFSTDKKNYAVGEKAQISFPSSEGGRALISIENGSKVVQTIWAKSKQGETKVEVPITAAMAPNVYFNITLLQPHASTKNDSPIRMYGIVPIEVVDKNTILAPTLSMPDVLKPEQTFTVKVGEKTGKEMTYTIAVVDEGLLDLTRFKTPNAWDSFYVREALGVKTWDIYDDVIGAYGGKINQIFSIGGDQDLGGGKAKKANRFKPVVLYYGPFKLEKGQTKAHQLKLPKYIGSVRTMVVAGDASTSAYGSVEKATPVKSPLMVLASLPRKISPSEKVTLPVTVFATEKNIKRVTLQLKTSNGLKVMGSAAQSLNFTQPDEKMAYFNLVVGSATGIAKVQVIATSGKERSVYDVEIDMTNPNPVTNTYTDVVLPPNSTKTITWKTFGVSGSNKARLEVSSMPTINLNGRLQYLIQYPHGCVEQTTSSVFPQLFLSDIVDLDNTRKGIIQKNITAGITKLGSFQLPSGGLSYWQGNTTADDWGSSYAGHFLIEAEKKGYVLPINFKSKWISYQQKEAKQWRFEAKYGNDLAQAYRLYTLALAGNADLSSMNRLRETKGISNESKLRLAAAYVLAGQKSAGQNLLLHASIDNESNEYNYYYYGSSERNRAMALETMLLLGQTQKAFTMASKLAKEMSTNQWMSTQTTAYCLYAMSKFAASNGPKGINLQFSKNGKGETINTQKTIADRSLVVQAGANSVVLKNLKNNTVYVRVLNTGILPIGQENAIQSDVSANIIFKNRKGSVINVSKISQGTEFVAEVTVRNQRNESVQNVALSQILPSGFEIVNTRFTDYGDATNNIADYIDIRDDRTNFYFGMKARETKVFRILLNASYLGNYYLPGLQCEAMYDNTFLARTKGFWVEVVK; this is encoded by the coding sequence GTGAAAGTAAAAGGACTATTTCTCGCGTTTTTTGTGTTTTTTATTTTTCAATCCTGCGGCAGAAAATCAGCTGCCGATTTCAATTCCGATTTTTCATTATTCAAAGAGTACATTGTCAGTTTTACGGGAGGAATCGTCTCTTCGGAATCTGACATTAGAGTCGTTTTGGCTTTTGATAAAAAGGAATGGAAAGTCAATCAGGAATTAGACGACGATTTATTTGATATTTCGCCAAATGTCCGTGGAAAAGTAGTGGCGCTTTCGACCAATACGATTGCTTTTATTCCGGAGAAAAAATTAGAAGCAGGAACAGAATATCAGGTGACCTTAAACTTAGACAAGCTCATCACTATTCCGAAAGAGAAGGAGGAGACACTTTCGAAATTCAACTTCACAGTCAAAACAATCAAGCAGGATTTCACCATCAATACGATGGATATTCAATCGTACAGTAAAGATTACCAGTATCTGAACTGCGTTCTAAAAACGGCAGACAATATGGATATCGAAACGGCTAAAAAATTAATTACGGCCCGTCAGAATGGAAGTGATCTTAAAATTAAATTCGAAAAAAAATCAGGCTCAGCCAAAGAATTCAATTTTAAAATTGACAGTATTCAACGCTATTTAGAAGCTTCGAATCTGGAAATCGCATACGATGGCGGTGATTTTGATATCGACCAGAAAGGGCAATTGGATTATGCCGTTACGGGTTTAAAAGAATTTAAAATTGTAAAAGTTGATATTCCCGAGGGAAGCAATCAGTCCGTTGTAATTAATTTTTCGGAGCCCTTAGAAAAAGGCCAGGATTTTAAAGGATTGGTTTCGATTCAGAATACCAACAATCTCAAGTTTTCGACTCAGGGAAACCTGCTGAAAGTATATTTTAGCAATACAGCACCGGAGAAAAAAGAAGTGCCAGTGCCGGTAGCGGTAGAAGAAAGCGCAGCTATAGCTGTTGATTCTGCAGCTGTTGTGGTCGATTCTGCAGCGGTAGCGACCGATAGTGCCGTGGTGGTAGTTCAGGAAGAGGAAGCTAGTCCGGAGCCGGAACCCGTTTTATCGGGGGAATTGCTGCTTGAAGTTTTTCAGGGAATTGAAAGCCAGTACGGCAAAAAGATGGACGCAAATTATACCGAAAAAATCAATTTTGACCAGATAAAACCGAACGTTAGATTTGTTAAAAACGGAACCATCCTGCCAAGTTCAAACAATCTGAAACTGAATTTTGAAGCGGTAAATTTAAGTGCTGTAGATGTAAAAGTGTATAAAATTTATAAAAATAACATTCTTCAGTTTCTGCAGTACAATGAGCTGAACGGAAGTCAGAATCTCAAGAAAGTGGCGCAGCCGGTGGCGAAAACCACACTGAATTTAATTGAGAGCAAACTGATAAATCCGGCGAAGTGGAACACCTTTGCTTTGGATTTGTCTAAAATAATTACGCCTGAACCGGGAGCTATTTATCGCGTAGAATTTGTTTACAAAAAGAAATATTCACTGTACAAATGTGAAACGTCTGAAGGAGATTCAGAAGGCGAAGAGGAAGAAGAGGTAGATGAAGATGATGTAAACTACAGTGGCAATTCGTACGATGATTACTATTATGACGATTATGACTGGCGAGAAAGTCAGGACCCTTGTTCAGGATCTTACTATTATAATGCCCGAATTGCGACCAATATTTTAGCAACAGATTTAGGAGTTATAGCCAAAAGAGGTGAAAATAAATCGTACTTATTTGCCGTAAATAATATTGTAACCACAGAACCTGTTTCGAACGCAAGAGTGGATTTGTACACCTTTCAACAGCAAAAAATTGCGACTGCGGCTACGAGCAGCGAAGGGATTGCTTCGTTTCAGCTCAATAAATTTGCCTATTTCGCTATCGTTACTTTGGGGGATCAATCGACTTATGTGAAACTGGATGACGGATATTCGTTATCGGTAAGTAACTTTGATGTTGCAGGGGAGACTTTGCAAAAAGGGTTAAAAGGGTTTATCTATGGAGAGCGTGGCGTTTGGCGTCCGGGAGACAATGTGTATTTGTCCTTTATCTTAAACGATGCGTCGAATAAACTTCCGAAATCACATCCAATTAAATTGCGACTGAACGATCCGAATGGTAAAACGACCTATCAGACCATTCAGAAAACAAATGACCTGAATCATTATAGTTTTATAGTTCCAACAAGTGCCGATGCGCCAACCGGAAACTGGGAAGCAATGATAAGTGTGGGAGGTGCTAAGTTTTACAAAAGCATAAAAATAGAAACGATCAAACCGAACCGTTTAAAAATCAAGAATACGTTCTCCAGAAAAACACTATCGTCCTCTTATCCTAACAACAGCAATCTTGAAGTGACCTGGCTTCATGGTGCCATTGCAAAAAATCTGAATGTAGAAATGCAGGCGAAATTTTCGCAGCAAACAACTACTTTTAAAGGCTATGAGAAATTTAATTTTGACGATCTGGTACGCCAGTTCAGCACGGAAGAGATCAATGTTTTCTCCGGAAAATTAAACGAGAGTGGAAGAGCTTCAGTTCCTATTCAGCCAAAACTGCAAGGACAGGCTCCGGGAATGCTTCGCGCTTCATTTATTACAAAAGTATATGAAGAAGGAGGCGATTTCAGTACCGATGTTATTTCGACGACCTATTCACCTTACAAAACCTACGTAGGGATAAAAGCACCGGAACCTAATAAATACGGAATGCTGGAAACCGGAAAGAACAACCGTTTTGATATTGTTACCGTGGATGAAAACGGAAGACCAAAATCAGTTCGAAATCTGGAAGTAAAAGTGTTTAAAGTAGACTGGCGTTGGTGGTGGGATGCTTCCAGCGATAATCTCTCGAATTATAATTCATCAAATGCGACTACCTCTTATAAAACCCTTGTGATCGATACCGATTCCAGAGGGAAAGGAAGTATTGATCTTTCTTTAAGCGATGAAGAATGGGGACGCTATTTAATACGTGTTGCGGATAATACCGATGGACATGCAACTGCTTTAACGGTAAATATTGACTGGCCAGTCTGGTCTGGAAAAACCCGTAACAGAGATGCGTCTACAGCCAATATGTTGGTATTCTCTACCGATAAGAAAAATTATGCGGTAGGCGAAAAAGCGCAAATTTCGTTCCCGTCAAGTGAAGGCGGTCGTGCTTTGATTTCGATTGAAAACGGATCAAAAGTGGTACAGACCATCTGGGCCAAATCAAAACAGGGCGAAACCAAAGTGGAAGTTCCAATTACAGCAGCGATGGCGCCAAACGTATATTTTAATATCACACTTTTACAGCCTCATGCTTCGACTAAAAACGACTCGCCTATTCGTATGTACGGAATCGTTCCGATCGAAGTAGTAGATAAAAACACCATTTTAGCACCAACCCTTTCCATGCCGGATGTTTTAAAACCGGAGCAGACTTTTACGGTAAAAGTGGGAGAGAAAACCGGTAAAGAAATGACCTATACGATTGCAGTTGTAGATGAAGGACTTCTGGATTTAACCCGTTTTAAAACACCAAATGCCTGGGATAGTTTTTACGTTCGTGAAGCTTTAGGAGTTAAAACCTGGGATATTTACGATGATGTAATCGGAGCCTATGGCGGAAAAATAAATCAAATCTTCAGTATTGGTGGAGATCAGGATTTAGGCGGTGGAAAAGCCAAAAAAGCCAACCGATTTAAACCTGTAGTGTTGTATTACGGACCGTTTAAATTAGAAAAAGGCCAGACAAAAGCACATCAGTTAAAATTGCCAAAATACATAGGTTCTGTTCGAACCATGGTTGTGGCGGGTGATGCCAGTACAAGTGCTTATGGAAGTGTAGAAAAAGCAACTCCGGTTAAAAGTCCGTTGATGGTATTGGCTTCGTTGCCAAGAAAAATATCGCCTTCAGAAAAAGTGACTCTTCCGGTTACTGTTTTTGCGACCGAAAAAAATATTAAAAGAGTAACTCTTCAGCTTAAAACGAGCAACGGATTAAAAGTAATGGGAAGTGCTGCCCAAAGTCTGAATTTTACACAGCCTGATGAAAAGATGGCGTATTTTAATCTGGTAGTGGGTTCTGCTACCGGAATTGCTAAAGTTCAGGTAATTGCGACCTCCGGAAAAGAAAGATCGGTTTATGATGTAGAGATCGATATGACCAATCCTAATCCGGTTACAAATACCTATACCGATGTTGTTTTACCTCCAAACAGTACCAAAACAATTACATGGAAAACCTTTGGAGTTTCAGGAAGTAATAAAGCCAGATTGGAAGTTTCGTCAATGCCAACTATCAATTTGAATGGAAGATTGCAATACCTTATTCAGTATCCGCATGGCTGTGTAGAGCAAACTACTTCGTCTGTTTTTCCACAGTTGTTTTTAAGTGATATTGTCGATTTGGACAATACCCGAAAAGGAATCATTCAGAAAAACATCACTGCCGGAATTACCAAATTAGGAAGCTTTCAATTGCCGTCTGGTGGCTTGTCGTATTGGCAGGGAAATACAACCGCCGATGATTGGGGATCTTCATATGCCGGACATTTCCTGATTGAAGCAGAGAAAAAAGGGTATGTTTTACCAATTAACTTCAAATCAAAATGGATTTCATACCAGCAAAAAGAAGCCAAACAATGGCGTTTTGAAGCGAAGTATGGCAATGATCTTGCTCAGGCCTATAGGTTGTATACATTAGCGCTGGCAGGCAATGCCGATTTGTCTTCGATGAACAGATTGCGTGAAACGAAAGGGATTTCAAACGAAAGTAAGCTTCGTCTGGCAGCTGCGTATGTTTTGGCCGGGCAGAAATCAGCTGGACAAAATTTATTATTACATGCCAGTATCGACAATGAATCTAATGAGTATAATTATTACTACTATGGTTCAAGCGAAAGAAACAGAGCAATGGCTTTAGAAACGATGCTTCTTTTAGGGCAAACGCAAAAAGCATTCACTATGGCTTCAAAACTGGCAAAAGAAATGTCGACAAACCAATGGATGAGCACACAAACAACAGCGTATTGCCTGTATGCGATGTCTAAATTTGCGGCAAGTAACGGGCCAAAAGGGATCAACCTTCAGTTCAGTAAAAACGGAAAAGGTGAAACCATAAACACGCAAAAGACAATCGCTGACAGAAGTTTAGTTGTTCAGGCAGGTGCGAATAGTGTGGTTTTAAAGAATCTTAAAAACAACACCGTTTATGTTCGTGTTTTAAATACCGGAATATTACCAATAGGACAGGAAAATGCAATTCAGAGTGATGTTTCGGCCAATATTATTTTCAAAAACAGAAAAGGCAGTGTCATTAATGTTTCGAAAATAAGTCAGGGAACCGAGTTTGTTGCAGAAGTTACGGTAAGAAATCAAAGAAATGAAAGCGTTCAGAATGTGGCATTATCGCAAATTTTGCCTTCAGGATTCGAAATCGTTAATACCCGTTTCACCGACTACGGTGATGCAACAAATAATATCGCAGATTATATTGACATTCGCGACGACAGAACCAATTTCTATTTTGGAATGAAAGCCAGAGAAACCAAAGTATTCCGAATTTTGTTAAACGCATCGTATTTAGGAAATTATTATTTACCGGGATTACAGTGCGAAGCCATGTACGACAATACATTCCTGGCCAGAACAAAAGGGTTCTGGGTTGAGGTTGTGAAATAG